A single Inediibacterium massiliense DNA region contains:
- a CDS encoding type I restriction endonuclease subunit R: protein MLPKERNLEESIENCLVSAGYEQGHSQEFDLQYCLFPEDLFRFLEATQRELLEEFRFNRGTNWKKAFLDLVNSNINKRGLIHVLRNGIEDIMMNGNFKLFYNKPNLSSNKTDLKNYKENIFKITRQLKYSTKNNNTLDVVLSLNGFPIIVMELKNQFTGQNVYNAIRQFKEDRDPKEKLFGFNERVLAYFAVDTDEVYMTTQIKGAKTFFLPFNKGYNRGKGNPSVEGKEKTCYLWEDILTKDSLLDIIKRFYFIQEDSKKNKRAIFPRYHQLDAVRKIVADLEVHKAGLNYLIEHSAGSGKTNTIAWTAHRLSSLHDEEDHAIFDSVIVVTDRKVLDKQLQDAIYQLEHKNGLVIKIDDKKNSTDLADAITSGIKIIITTIQKFPYALEKIKELEKRKYAVIIDEAHSSTAGENMSALKETLAGKTLDEAAREQADEEKNEKSSMDKMSELIEKRTDLKNISFFAFTATPKNKTMQIFGRIGQDGKPHEFHLYSMKQAIEEKFILDVLKNYMPVSVYYKVGKKIEDNPEFDKGEAKRAINKFVSLNAHNIRQKVETIVDDFVENRVMWIGGKAKAMLVTASRLHAVRYKIAIDKYIKEKGYDIKALVAFSGTVNDEGEEYTEVSMNKEVALDITETNLPKIFDKDEFKILIVAEKYQTGFDQPKLCAMYVDKKLDGVKTVQTLSRLNRIYPDKQTFILDFQNSVEDIQEAYKPYFEMTNIDRVTDPNVVNDLWYQLHEYGIYHDEEVNDFAILFYKDKRTNSQDGKMNNIIDKGVERYCFLEEQDEKEADEFKKKAQKYITFYNFLLQIYPLKNLNLLRLQVYLVALLKKLPKKGKERIKLDDILSLDYYKLQKLGKDEKIGSDISLTYGDGELVGISENASSRIKEDQEEYLDDIIKRINDVFGIGLTEEDKIVIDHYEEMFKQDKNIMDIAKANSYEDLVNTFAKSYFKRGIVKAKNRNDRLVKEILTNANLQNFMVHYLAARIYDEANR from the coding sequence ATGTTACCTAAGGAAAGAAACTTAGAAGAAAGCATTGAGAATTGTTTAGTTTCAGCAGGATATGAACAAGGACATTCTCAGGAGTTTGATTTACAATATTGTTTATTTCCTGAGGATTTATTCAGATTTTTAGAAGCGACTCAAAGGGAATTATTAGAGGAGTTTAGATTTAATAGAGGAACTAACTGGAAGAAGGCTTTTTTAGATTTAGTGAATTCAAATATAAATAAAAGAGGACTCATTCATGTTTTAAGAAATGGTATTGAAGATATCATGATGAACGGTAATTTTAAGCTATTTTATAATAAGCCTAATTTAAGTTCCAATAAAACAGATTTGAAGAATTATAAAGAAAATATATTTAAAATTACAAGGCAGCTTAAATATAGTACTAAAAATAATAATACTTTAGATGTAGTGTTATCTTTAAATGGTTTTCCTATTATAGTTATGGAACTTAAAAATCAATTTACAGGACAAAATGTTTATAATGCCATAAGACAGTTTAAAGAGGATAGAGATCCAAAGGAAAAGTTATTTGGATTTAATGAAAGAGTATTAGCTTATTTTGCTGTAGATACGGATGAAGTATATATGACTACACAGATTAAAGGAGCTAAGACTTTCTTTTTGCCCTTTAATAAAGGATATAATAGGGGTAAAGGAAATCCATCAGTAGAAGGCAAGGAAAAGACTTGCTATCTTTGGGAGGATATATTAACAAAGGATAGTTTGCTAGATATTATTAAGAGATTTTATTTTATACAGGAGGATTCAAAGAAAAATAAAAGGGCTATTTTTCCGAGGTATCATCAGCTAGATGCTGTAAGAAAAATTGTAGCTGATTTAGAAGTTCATAAGGCAGGACTAAATTATCTTATAGAGCATAGTGCAGGAAGTGGCAAGACCAATACAATAGCGTGGACAGCCCATAGATTATCAAGTTTACATGATGAAGAGGATCATGCAATATTTGATTCAGTTATTGTAGTTACGGATAGAAAGGTACTGGATAAACAGCTTCAAGATGCTATATATCAGCTTGAGCATAAAAATGGATTAGTTATTAAAATAGATGATAAGAAAAATTCAACAGATTTAGCCGATGCTATAACAAGTGGTATTAAGATTATCATTACTACAATACAAAAGTTTCCTTATGCCCTTGAAAAGATTAAAGAATTAGAAAAGAGAAAATATGCTGTGATTATTGATGAGGCTCATTCCTCTACAGCAGGTGAAAATATGAGTGCTTTAAAAGAAACTTTGGCTGGTAAGACTTTAGATGAAGCGGCTAGAGAGCAGGCAGATGAAGAAAAAAATGAAAAATCTAGTATGGATAAGATGTCTGAGTTAATTGAAAAAAGGACAGATTTGAAAAATATCAGTTTCTTTGCATTTACTGCAACACCTAAAAATAAGACAATGCAGATATTCGGAAGAATTGGACAAGATGGAAAGCCCCATGAATTTCACTTATATTCTATGAAGCAAGCAATAGAAGAAAAATTTATATTAGATGTCCTAAAGAATTATATGCCAGTGAGTGTTTATTATAAGGTTGGAAAGAAAATAGAAGATAATCCTGAATTTGATAAGGGTGAAGCTAAAAGAGCTATTAATAAGTTTGTTAGCTTAAATGCACATAATATAAGACAAAAGGTTGAAACTATAGTAGATGATTTTGTGGAAAACAGAGTGATGTGGATAGGTGGAAAGGCTAAGGCAATGCTTGTTACTGCCAGTAGACTTCATGCTGTAAGATATAAAATAGCAATAGATAAATATATAAAAGAAAAGGGATATGATATAAAAGCATTAGTGGCCTTTTCAGGAACTGTTAATGATGAAGGGGAAGAATATACTGAAGTATCTATGAATAAAGAAGTAGCTTTAGATATTACGGAAACAAATTTACCTAAAATATTTGATAAGGATGAGTTTAAGATTCTTATTGTTGCAGAAAAATATCAGACGGGATTTGACCAACCAAAGCTTTGTGCTATGTATGTAGATAAGAAGTTAGATGGTGTAAAAACTGTACAAACTTTATCAAGATTAAATAGAATTTATCCTGATAAACAAACATTTATATTAGATTTTCAGAATTCAGTAGAAGATATTCAAGAAGCATACAAGCCTTATTTCGAAATGACTAATATTGATAGAGTTACAGATCCAAATGTAGTAAATGATTTATGGTATCAGTTACACGAATATGGAATATATCATGATGAAGAAGTAAATGATTTTGCAATTCTTTTTTATAAAGATAAAAGAACTAATTCTCAGGATGGAAAAATGAACAACATAATAGATAAAGGTGTTGAAAGATACTGCTTTTTAGAAGAGCAAGATGAAAAAGAAGCAGATGAATTTAAGAAAAAAGCCCAGAAGTACATAACTTTTTATAATTTCTTACTTCAAATATATCCTCTAAAAAACCTAAATCTTTTAAGATTACAGGTGTATTTAGTAGCTTTATTGAAGAAGTTACCTAAGAAAGGTAAAGAAAGGATAAAACTTGATGATATTTTAAGTTTAGATTATTACAAATTGCAAAAGTTGGGTAAGGATGAAAAGATAGGTTCAGATATATCATTAACTTATGGTGATGGTGAATTAGTTGGAATATCAGAAAATGCTTCGTCTCGTATTAAAGAAGATCAAGAAGAGTATTTAGATGATATAATAAAAAGAATCAATGATGTATTTGGAATAGGACTTACAGAAGAAGATAAAATAGTTATAGACCACTATGAAGAAATGTTTAAACAGGATAAAAATATTATGGATATAGCTAAGGCGAATAGTTACGAAGACTTAGTAAATACATTTGCTAAGAGCTATTTTAAAAGAGGTATTGTCAAAGCCAAAAATAGAAATGACAGGTTAGTTAAAGAAATATTAACTAATGCAAATCTTCAAAACTTTATGGTTCACTATTTAGCTGCAAGAATATATGATGAGGCAAATAGATAA
- a CDS encoding zinc ribbon domain-containing protein — protein MWEAVQLEIERRRNFAREHGIVKVDYATITNPFAGKVICGHCGSVFGRKVWNSNDERFRKVVWMCNKRYAVKGKKGCNNKHVYDKVLYQAFINAFNAMIENKDYFMEKWKKNLESDNVLVRYKAKQFIKIF, from the coding sequence ATGTGGGAAGCAGTTCAGCTTGAAATAGAGAGAAGAAGAAACTTTGCAAGAGAACATGGAATAGTTAAAGTGGATTATGCTACAATCACTAATCCTTTTGCAGGAAAAGTTATTTGTGGACATTGTGGTAGTGTTTTTGGAAGAAAGGTTTGGAATTCTAATGATGAAAGATTTAGAAAAGTTGTTTGGATGTGTAATAAACGGTATGCAGTAAAAGGGAAGAAAGGCTGTAATAATAAACATGTATATGATAAGGTTTTATATCAAGCCTTTATAAATGCTTTTAATGCCATGATTGAAAACAAAGATTATTTTATGGAGAAGTGGAAGAAGAATTTAGAAAGTGACAATGTTTTAGTAAGGTATAAGGCAAAGCAGTTCATAAAGATTTTTTAA